A region from the Arvicola amphibius chromosome 12, mArvAmp1.2, whole genome shotgun sequence genome encodes:
- the LOC119827155 gene encoding LOW QUALITY PROTEIN: chitotriosidase-1-like (The sequence of the model RefSeq protein was modified relative to this genomic sequence to represent the inferred CDS: inserted 3 bases in 2 codons; deleted 2 bases in 1 codon; substituted 2 bases at 2 genomic stop codons), with amino-acid sequence MVAMVRAESLAHWDTQTAPQPDTITRHSWGHEAARQSAMEVAMAFATKPHLLTIRLLILNQTLNPVAVLASLEALESMHTPDIAHSIARTLDIPVLHLLPTALIPPPSGGCAQQASWLRAEQDLWSWCAWDWHLPEPASRAWKQKGAGDVGFFPLVCASSPDYPFQPKSVCVVMGSSSTGPFLEMPWPPAREAWACGRENGILTSASFLGLSGVMTLLMVQWASAAKRVCYYTSWAQYXTGGARFLPRDIDPSLCTHLIXKLSSVEWNDKLLYQELNSLKKMNPKLKTLLAVGGWNFGTQKFTDMVATASNKQTFVTSAIRFLCTHGFDGLDLDWEYPGSGSPTVDKERLMVLLXDLAMAFQEAAQTSGKEXLLLTAVVLTGQDHVAAGYEVDKIAPSLDFINLMAYDFHGSLEKTTGHNSPLYKRQEESKTASGQAHLLYLDAAVQLWLQKGTPASVILGMPTYGCYFTLASSSDDRVGTPVTGPGTPGPYTREGGILAYFEVCSWKGERRIKDQKVSYVFQDNQWVGFDDRESFRAKAHGRQKYVWWDMGFYPVCWPDLEFSEMLIKGPVGIGKSRCCSRRWGSSAMKQKGLGGAIVWALDLDDFTGSFCKQGQYPLIWTLQQELMKPPVFGGLSHPGTCLGSSVFHKD; translated from the exons ATGGTGGCTATGGTGCGTGCAGAATCCCTGGCACACTGGGACACTCAAACAGCTCCGCAGCCGGACACCATCACCAGGCACTCTTGGGGACATGAAGCTGCCAGACAGTCTGCCATGGAG GTGGCCATGGCCTTTGCAACCAAACCTCACCTCTTGACCATCAGACTCCTCATATTAAACCAAACACTAAATCCTGTAGCTGTTTTAGCATCCCTGGAAGCCCTGGAGTCTATGCACACACCAGACATTGCACACAGCATTG CCAGGACACTGGACATCCCAGTTCTCCATTTGCTACCCACAGCCCTTAtccctcctccatcaggtggCTGTGCGCAGCAGGCCAGTTGGCTAAGAGCAGAGCAAGATCTGTGGAGCTGGTGTGCATGGGACTGGCATCTGCCAGAGCCAGCATCACG TGCATGGAAGCAAAAGGGCGCAGGAGATGTTGGGTTCTTTCCACTTGTCTGTGCCTCCTCGCCTGACTACCCCTTTCAGCCCAAGAGTGTTTGTGTTGTAATGGGAAGTTCTTCCACAGGCCCTTTCCTGGAAATGCCTTG GCCACCTGCACGTGAGGCCTGGGCCTGTGGCCGTGAGAATGGTATCCTGACCTCAGCTTCTTTTCTTGGCTTATCAGGTGTGATGACTCTATTGATGGTCCAGTGGG CCTCTGCTGCAAAACGGGTCTGCTACTACACCAGCTGGGCCCAAT CCACCGGGGGCGCGCGATTCCTACCCAGGGACATAGACCCCAGCCTGTGTACCCATCTCAT TAAGCTCAGCTCTGTAGAGTGGAACGACAAACTTCTCTACCAGGAGCTGAACAGCTTAAAGAAGAT GAACCCCAAGCTGAAGACTCTGTTAGCTGTCGGGGGCTGGAACTTTGGTACCCAGAA GTTCACAGATATGGTGGCCACAGCCAGCAACAAGCAAACCTTTGTCACCTCAGCCATAAGGTTCCTGTGCACTCACGGTTTTGATGGTCTTGACCTTGACTGGGAGTACCCAGGAAGCGGGAGCCCCACAGTAGACAAAGAGAGACTCATGGTCTTGCTGTAA GACTTAGCCATGGCTTTCCAGGAGGCAGCCCAGACCTCAGGGAAGGAATGACTCCTTCTGACTGCAGTTGTGCTCACTGGACAAGACCATGTGGCTGCTGGCTATGAGGTGGACAAGATTGCTCC GAGCCTGGATTTCATCAACCTTATGGCTTATGACTTCCACGGCTCCTTGGAAAAGACCACAGGACACAACAGTCCCCTCTACAAAAGGCAAGAAGAGAGCAAGACAGCGTCTGG CCAGGCCCACCTTCTCTATCTGGATGCtgctgtgcagctctggctgcagAAGGGGACACCTGCCAGTGTGATCCTTGGCATGCCCACCTATGGATGCTACTTCACCCTGGCCTCTTCATCAGACGACAGAGTTGGGACCCCAGTTACAGGGCCTGGTACTCCAGGCCCCTATACTAGGGAAGGGGGG ATACTGGCTTACTTTGAG GTCTGCTCCTGGAAGGGAGAACGCAGAATTAAGGACCAGAAGGTGTCCTACGTCTTCCAAGACAACCAATGGGTGGGATTTGATGACAGAGAAAGCTTCAGAGCTAAG gcacatgggaggcagaaataTGTGTGGTGGGACATGGGATTTTATCCAGTCTGTTGGCCAGATCTGGAGTTTTCAGAAATGCTGATAAAGGGTCCTGTGGGAATTGGAAAGAGTAGATGCTGTTCAAGGAGATGGGGAAG CTCAGCTATGAAACAGAAGGGGCTGGGAGGGGCCATCGTCTGGGCCTTGGACTTGGATGATTTCACTGGTTCCTTCTGCAAACAGGGCCAGTACCCTCTCATCTggaccctgcagcaggagctga TGAAGCCACCAGTCTTTGGTGGACTGAGTCACCCAGGCACCTGCCTGGGCTCCAGTGTTTTCCATAAGGACTAA